The following proteins come from a genomic window of Candidatus Eisenbacteria bacterium:
- a CDS encoding tetratricopeptide repeat protein yields the protein MGSMLLLFVVAFLPRLIHVLAMRASPFFVNPVIDAATYDDAARSIASGHGHPDLIFWQPPGYSYFLGWIYAAAGPGYLAPRIVQALLGAASAVMTAWIGARLFDRRVGLYAGIGAALYGMLIYFDGELLTPTLTIALQLASILLALLARENPRRGPWLWGGSGLVAGFASIVTATSLVIVAVLAAVARRRAWIVLVGLALAIAPVLWRNLERGGEFIPISWNGGINLFIGNNPRYDETVAIRPDLHWKRFVLEPRREGIRGAGAASSYFVGKVIAYAGSDPLGFARLQLKKLYLLLAGNEIPRNQEIYPARAHSPALRLLLWKVPGLAFPFGLLMPLGLVGMAACWRRAPMLAAIVVAYGAAVLAFFITARYRLPLVPPLLIFAAAGARWFLEEARARERATAIAGVASLFLLGNLAQGPMPKTMNADAEYSLGVKLAIKGDAGQAMRLFESAIRKNPDYAEAWVNLGVLQATHGRTAEAERSLTRGAELEPDNTLALTNLAVLREKAGRRGDALALYERASRIDPADELTRKKLVELRAPLPPPSEPAQPSGREPK from the coding sequence GTGGGCTCCATGCTCCTGCTCTTCGTTGTGGCGTTTCTGCCGCGGCTCATCCACGTGCTCGCGATGCGCGCGAGCCCCTTCTTCGTGAACCCCGTGATCGACGCGGCAACGTACGACGATGCCGCGCGCTCGATCGCCTCGGGCCACGGCCATCCCGACCTGATCTTCTGGCAACCGCCCGGCTATTCCTACTTTCTGGGCTGGATCTATGCGGCCGCGGGCCCGGGATACCTCGCGCCTCGCATCGTGCAGGCGCTCCTCGGCGCGGCGAGCGCCGTGATGACCGCGTGGATCGGGGCGCGGCTCTTCGACCGGAGGGTCGGGCTCTACGCGGGAATCGGCGCGGCGCTGTACGGCATGCTGATCTACTTCGACGGGGAGCTTCTCACGCCCACGCTCACGATCGCGCTCCAGCTCGCTTCGATCCTCTTGGCGCTCCTCGCGCGCGAGAACCCTCGGCGCGGCCCTTGGCTCTGGGGAGGGTCGGGCCTCGTTGCGGGGTTTGCCTCGATCGTCACGGCGACATCGCTCGTGATCGTGGCGGTCCTCGCGGCCGTCGCGCGCCGGCGCGCGTGGATCGTCCTCGTGGGCCTGGCGCTCGCCATCGCCCCGGTCCTGTGGCGCAACTTGGAGCGAGGCGGCGAATTCATTCCGATCTCCTGGAACGGCGGGATCAACCTCTTCATCGGGAATAATCCGCGTTACGACGAGACCGTGGCGATCCGCCCCGACCTGCATTGGAAGCGATTCGTGCTGGAGCCGCGCCGGGAAGGGATCCGGGGCGCGGGCGCCGCCTCGAGCTACTTCGTCGGGAAGGTGATCGCCTACGCGGGATCCGACCCGCTCGGATTCGCTCGGCTTCAGCTCAAGAAGCTCTACCTCCTCCTCGCCGGGAACGAGATCCCGCGCAACCAGGAGATCTATCCCGCCCGCGCGCACTCGCCCGCGCTTCGCCTCCTGCTCTGGAAAGTCCCGGGACTGGCGTTTCCGTTCGGGCTTCTCATGCCGCTCGGGCTCGTCGGCATGGCGGCGTGCTGGCGCCGAGCCCCAATGCTCGCCGCGATCGTCGTCGCGTACGGAGCCGCGGTTCTCGCCTTCTTCATCACGGCGCGCTACCGCCTGCCGCTAGTGCCGCCGCTCCTCATTTTCGCGGCGGCCGGGGCGCGGTGGTTCCTCGAGGAGGCGCGCGCTCGGGAGCGCGCCACGGCGATCGCGGGCGTGGCGTCTCTTTTCCTCCTGGGCAATCTCGCTCAAGGGCCGATGCCCAAGACGATGAACGCGGACGCGGAGTACAGCCTTGGCGTGAAGCTCGCGATCAAGGGAGATGCCGGGCAGGCGATGCGTCTCTTCGAGTCGGCGATTCGGAAGAATCCCGACTACGCGGAAGCCTGGGTCAATCTCGGCGTGCTCCAGGCGACCCACGGACGAACGGCGGAGGCGGAGCGGTCGCTCACGCGCGGGGCCGAGCTTGAGCCCGACAATACGCTCGCGCTCACGAACCTCGCCGTCCTCCGCGAGAAAGCCGGGCGCAGGGGGGATGCGCTGGCGCTCTACGAGCGCGCCTCCCGGATCGATCCGGCGGACGAGCTCACCCGGAAAAAGCTGGTCGAGCTGAGGGCTCCCCTCCCGCCCCCGTCAGAGCCCGCGCAACCGTCGGGACGCGAACCCAAGTAG
- a CDS encoding DUF1572 domain-containing protein has translation MNKAQLGRWWDHFRTVNGITLRGIKAIPKDKIESKPCKDMRTPKELIVHMYTSMPAVAEGITQGEITWSDEDDKKAAAGLTSLEDLLRYASDGWKATDRAVQSLTDEKITRMVKTPWGESFPGFVCVQIIYDEHLHHRGQLYAYLRQLGIEPPFMWDFEHNAPEFQPRAAAQQV, from the coding sequence ATGAACAAAGCCCAGCTCGGCAGGTGGTGGGATCATTTCAGGACCGTCAACGGGATCACGTTGCGCGGGATCAAGGCGATCCCGAAGGACAAGATCGAATCCAAGCCATGCAAGGACATGCGCACGCCGAAGGAGCTCATCGTGCACATGTATACCTCGATGCCGGCGGTCGCGGAGGGCATTACCCAAGGGGAGATCACGTGGTCTGATGAGGACGACAAGAAGGCCGCCGCGGGCCTCACGTCGCTCGAGGACCTCCTGCGTTACGCGTCCGATGGCTGGAAGGCGACCGATCGCGCTGTGCAGTCGCTGACCGACGAGAAGATCACGCGCATGGTCAAAACGCCGTGGGGTGAGAGCTTCCCGGGGTTCGTCTGCGTCCAGATCATCTACGACGAGCACCTGCATCACCGTGGCCAGCTCTACGCCTATCTCCGCCAGTTGGGAATCGAGCCGCCGTTCATGTGGGACTTCGAGCACAACGCTCCCGAGTTCCAGCCGCGAGCGGCCGCGCAGCAGGTCTGA
- a CDS encoding MFS transporter encodes MRASRGSSASRSSTTSTCITVASSTPISASWESSRRSCGTSSTTLPSSSRERPRSRSENLAAQPPNPRGSDATSAGPLRAPAPIAFLWSAQFFSQFGDSVFQLAFIWLILDLTGSKSATGIAATISYLPSLIFGIGAGLLVDRWNRRIVMIGADAARAALLAASTVLYLTGALTPIFLTAIAFGAATASVLFYPARDAMLPELVSREGLNRANAWVQLSQQGAFFAGPMVAGYLIKRFGVVSAFPTGALFFLCSLGALLFLRGAGAGHRRSDPNRISLSQDFRSGLKAIASDRTLVLLLGLTALNNLFIMGPAIVGTAVLVRDTIHGDASAYALVEATYGVAMILGSLTIGRLGARVGYGRLLLIGITMDGLTYVPILVCKTLPLLIAISFVHALVIPVITIPRTTLVQGMILPRLQGRVFALVNVVVLGTTAISSGLTGLVLDHMGAPALFGWIGSLATATGLLGFASRRLRGL; translated from the coding sequence GTGAGAGCTTCCCGGGGTTCGTCTGCGTCCAGATCATCTACGACGAGCACCTGCATCACCGTGGCCAGCTCTACGCCTATCTCCGCCAGTTGGGAATCGAGCCGCCGTTCATGTGGGACTTCGAGCACAACGCTCCCGAGTTCCAGCCGCGAGCGGCCGCGCAGCAGGTCTGAGAATCTGGCCGCACAACCGCCAAATCCTAGGGGGTCGGACGCGACGAGCGCCGGCCCCCTTCGCGCACCCGCCCCGATCGCGTTTCTCTGGAGCGCCCAGTTCTTCTCGCAATTCGGGGATTCCGTCTTCCAGCTGGCTTTTATCTGGCTCATCCTCGACCTCACCGGATCGAAATCGGCGACCGGCATCGCGGCCACGATCTCCTACCTGCCTTCGCTGATCTTCGGAATCGGCGCGGGGCTCCTCGTCGACCGGTGGAACCGCAGGATTGTCATGATAGGCGCGGATGCGGCCCGGGCGGCGCTCCTCGCGGCCTCCACCGTGCTCTACCTCACGGGCGCGCTCACGCCCATCTTCCTGACCGCGATCGCCTTCGGGGCCGCCACCGCCTCCGTCCTCTTCTATCCGGCCCGCGATGCCATGCTCCCCGAGCTGGTGTCGCGCGAGGGGCTGAATCGGGCGAACGCTTGGGTGCAGCTCTCGCAGCAGGGCGCCTTCTTCGCGGGCCCCATGGTCGCGGGTTATCTCATCAAGCGCTTCGGCGTCGTATCGGCGTTCCCCACCGGAGCGCTCTTCTTCCTCTGCTCGCTGGGAGCGCTGCTTTTCCTGAGGGGCGCCGGAGCGGGACACCGGCGAAGCGATCCAAACCGGATCAGCCTCTCGCAGGATTTCCGATCCGGCCTCAAGGCGATCGCATCGGACCGCACGCTCGTTCTCCTCCTCGGACTGACCGCGCTCAACAATCTCTTCATCATGGGACCCGCGATCGTGGGAACCGCGGTGCTGGTCCGCGACACGATCCATGGGGACGCCTCGGCCTACGCCCTCGTCGAAGCGACCTACGGCGTGGCCATGATCCTGGGCAGCCTCACGATCGGGCGCCTCGGCGCGCGAGTGGGATACGGGCGCCTACTCCTGATCGGGATCACGATGGACGGGCTGACCTATGTCCCGATCCTCGTATGTAAGACTCTGCCCCTTCTGATCGCGATCTCCTTCGTCCACGCCCTGGTGATCCCGGTGATCACGATTCCACGAACGACTCTCGTCCAGGGAATGATCCTCCCCAGGCTCCAAGGGAGGGTGTTCGCGCTCGTCAACGTTGTCGTGCTCGGAACGACGGCGATCTCCTCGGGACTGACCGGGCTGGTGCTCGATCACATGGGCGCGCCGGCTCTCTTCGGATGGATCGGCTCGCTGGCGACGGCGACCGGGCTACTTGGGTTCGCGTCCCGACGGTTGCGCGGGCTCTGA
- a CDS encoding DUF1326 domain-containing protein, with product MKARLSLLVLFGALFVLAGSLMAADTKAPAQAEQPWAMNATIIEACSCPMFCQCYFSAEPSSHAGHGEHEGHAETYCRFNNVYKVNRGTYKGTSLAGARFWIAGDLGATLADGEADWAVITFDPSVTPAQREGIQTIVGKVYPVKWASFAVGADAPVMWEHKPGSDAAHASLDGGKAGEVILKNSVNKNVAGPVVIKNLRYFGAPRNEGFVLMPNEVEAYRLGDKAYEYKGTNGFMITVDIASKDIKEQATN from the coding sequence ATGAAGGCTCGTCTTTCTCTTCTCGTCCTCTTTGGTGCGCTCTTTGTCCTCGCGGGCTCGCTGATGGCAGCGGACACCAAGGCGCCCGCCCAGGCCGAACAGCCTTGGGCCATGAACGCGACGATCATCGAGGCCTGCAGCTGCCCGATGTTCTGCCAGTGTTATTTCAGCGCCGAGCCGTCCTCCCACGCGGGACATGGGGAGCACGAAGGCCACGCGGAGACGTATTGCCGCTTCAACAACGTCTACAAGGTGAACCGGGGCACCTATAAAGGGACGAGCCTTGCGGGCGCGAGATTCTGGATCGCCGGCGACTTGGGTGCGACTCTCGCCGACGGCGAGGCGGACTGGGCGGTCATCACGTTCGATCCTTCCGTGACGCCGGCGCAGCGCGAGGGGATCCAAACGATCGTCGGCAAGGTGTACCCGGTCAAGTGGGCTTCCTTCGCGGTGGGAGCCGACGCGCCCGTCATGTGGGAGCACAAGCCCGGATCCGACGCAGCCCACGCGTCGCTCGACGGCGGCAAGGCCGGCGAGGTCATCCTCAAGAATTCGGTCAACAAGAACGTCGCGGGCCCCGTCGTGATCAAGAATCTCCGGTATTTCGGCGCGCCGCGGAACGAGGGCTTCGTGCTCATGCCGAACGAAGTCGAAGCCTATCGCCTCGGCGACAAGGCCTACGAGTACAAGGGCACGAACGGCTTCATGATCACGGTCGATATCGCGTCCAAGGACATCAAGGAGCAGGCCACGAACTAA